A genomic window from Ideonella sp. WA131b includes:
- a CDS encoding acyl-CoA carboxylase subunit beta, with protein sequence MHDIHERLDQMRAAARLGGGDKRIAAQHAKGKLTARERLELLLDDGSFEEWDMFVEHRCTDFGMQDQKVPGDGVVTGYGMINGRLVFVFSQDFTVFGGALSEAHAEKICKVMDQAMKVGAPVIGLNDSGGARIQEGVASLGGYAEVFQRNVLASGVVPQISLIMGPCAGGAVYSPAMTDFIFMVKDSSYMFVTGPEVVKTVTHEEVTAEELGGASTHTGKSGVADLAFDNDVEALLMLRRFFNYLPQNNRDGVPTRPSGDAPERLDFSLDTLVPENPNKPYDIKELILKTVDDGDFFELQPDYAKNIVIGMARLAGRTVGIVANNPLVLAGCLDIKSSIKAARFVRFCDAFNIPVVTFVDVPGFMPGTSQEYGGIIKHGAKLLYAYAEATVPKITVITRKAYGGAYDVMASKHLRGDVNFAWPNAEIAVMGAKGAVEIIFREEKKDPAKLAAREAEYKARFANPFVAGARGFIDDVIQPHETRKRICRSLAMLKDKKLDNPWRKHGNIPL encoded by the coding sequence ATGCACGACATCCACGAACGGCTCGACCAGATGCGCGCCGCCGCGCGCCTGGGCGGTGGCGACAAACGCATCGCCGCGCAGCACGCCAAGGGCAAGCTCACCGCGCGCGAGCGGCTGGAGCTGCTGCTCGACGACGGCAGCTTCGAGGAGTGGGACATGTTCGTCGAGCACCGCTGCACCGACTTCGGCATGCAGGACCAGAAGGTGCCCGGCGACGGCGTCGTCACCGGCTACGGCATGATCAACGGCCGGCTCGTCTTCGTGTTCAGCCAGGACTTCACCGTCTTCGGCGGCGCGCTCAGCGAGGCCCACGCCGAGAAGATCTGCAAGGTCATGGACCAGGCCATGAAGGTGGGCGCGCCCGTGATCGGCCTCAACGACAGCGGTGGCGCGCGCATCCAGGAGGGCGTGGCCTCACTCGGTGGTTACGCCGAGGTCTTCCAGCGCAACGTGCTGGCCTCGGGCGTGGTGCCGCAGATCAGCCTGATCATGGGCCCGTGCGCGGGCGGCGCGGTGTACTCGCCGGCCATGACGGACTTCATCTTCATGGTCAAGGACAGCAGCTACATGTTCGTCACCGGCCCCGAGGTGGTGAAGACCGTCACGCACGAGGAGGTCACGGCCGAGGAACTGGGCGGCGCGTCCACCCACACCGGCAAGAGCGGCGTGGCCGACCTCGCCTTCGACAACGACGTCGAGGCGCTGCTCATGCTGCGCCGCTTCTTCAACTATCTGCCGCAGAACAACCGCGACGGCGTGCCCACCCGGCCCAGCGGCGACGCGCCCGAGCGCCTGGACTTCAGCCTCGACACCCTGGTGCCCGAGAACCCGAACAAGCCGTATGACATCAAGGAGCTGATCCTCAAGACGGTCGACGACGGCGACTTCTTCGAGCTGCAGCCCGACTACGCGAAGAACATCGTCATCGGCATGGCGCGTCTGGCCGGGCGCACGGTGGGCATCGTGGCCAACAACCCGCTGGTGCTGGCCGGCTGCCTGGACATCAAGAGCAGCATCAAGGCGGCGCGCTTCGTGCGGTTCTGCGACGCCTTCAACATCCCCGTGGTCACCTTTGTCGACGTGCCCGGCTTCATGCCCGGCACCAGCCAGGAGTACGGCGGCATCATCAAGCACGGCGCCAAGCTGCTGTACGCCTACGCCGAGGCCACGGTGCCCAAGATCACGGTGATCACGCGCAAGGCCTACGGCGGCGCCTACGACGTGATGGCCAGCAAGCACCTGCGCGGCGATGTCAACTTCGCCTGGCCGAACGCCGAGATCGCGGTGATGGGGGCCAAGGGCGCGGTGGAGATCATCTTCCGCGAGGAGAAGAAGGACCCCGCCAAGCTGGCCGCGCGCGAGGCCGAGTACAAGGCCCGCTTCGCCAACCCGTTCGTCGCCGGCGCGCGCGGCTTCATCGACGACGTGATCCAGCCGCACGAGACACGCAAGCGCATCTGCCGCAGCCTGGCCATGCTCAAGGACAAGAAGCTCGACAACCCGTGGCGCAAGCACGGCAACATCCCACTGTAG
- a CDS encoding DUF389 domain-containing protein, with protein sequence MNRGIRKLFDLREDQDEPEAIDASVRAGVRFAGTNLWVLFFAILVASVGLNVNSTAVIIGAMLISPLMGPIVGLGYAAAVNDFGLIRQSARNLGTFTGLSLLTSLVYFSLSPLDVPGTELMARTTPTLWDVLIAAFGGAAGMVALTRKSFSNVVPGVAIATALMPPLCTAGFGLANGRWEMFVGAFYLFLINGVFIAASTLAVAKLVRLPSVADVGPAVRARHRAFITLGLALVLVPSVWLGWRFVQQEVFAADAQALLRSVEADERFAVVGQGIDRAERRISITVVGADAEQRLRDRAPLLLAEHRLSGAELLVRRAGGSDVDVGRLRAQLQADVQRDVTALLSDRLARSEEQRAALQAELQALNRGTEAADALTPAVLAELRAQQPDVLAATLAEGRRSRVAGAAPALPAAAASAPVATEAVLVVVIDVRRPLRAADRERLAAWLAVRLGREPVDLIERLVRPSR encoded by the coding sequence ATGAACCGCGGCATCCGCAAGCTCTTCGACCTGCGCGAAGACCAGGACGAGCCCGAGGCCATCGACGCCAGCGTGCGCGCAGGCGTGCGCTTCGCGGGCACCAACCTGTGGGTCCTGTTCTTCGCCATCCTCGTGGCGTCGGTGGGGCTGAACGTCAACTCCACCGCGGTGATCATCGGTGCCATGCTCATTTCGCCGCTCATGGGCCCCATCGTCGGCCTGGGTTACGCGGCGGCCGTCAACGACTTCGGACTCATCCGCCAGAGCGCGCGCAACCTCGGCACCTTCACCGGGCTGAGCCTGCTGACCTCGCTGGTGTACTTCTCGCTGAGCCCGCTGGACGTGCCCGGCACCGAGCTGATGGCCCGCACCACCCCCACGCTTTGGGACGTGCTCATCGCGGCCTTCGGCGGCGCCGCGGGCATGGTGGCACTCACGCGCAAGAGCTTCAGCAACGTGGTGCCGGGCGTGGCCATCGCCACGGCGCTGATGCCGCCGCTGTGCACAGCCGGGTTTGGTCTGGCCAACGGGCGCTGGGAGATGTTCGTCGGCGCCTTCTACCTGTTCCTCATCAATGGCGTGTTCATCGCCGCCAGCACGCTGGCCGTGGCCAAGCTGGTGCGATTGCCCTCGGTGGCGGACGTCGGTCCCGCCGTGCGTGCCCGCCACCGCGCCTTCATCACGCTGGGCCTGGCCTTGGTGCTGGTGCCCAGCGTCTGGCTGGGCTGGCGCTTCGTGCAGCAGGAGGTCTTCGCGGCCGACGCGCAGGCGCTGCTGCGCAGCGTGGAGGCCGACGAGCGCTTCGCCGTCGTCGGCCAGGGGATCGACCGGGCGGAGCGCCGCATCAGCATCACCGTCGTGGGGGCGGACGCCGAGCAGAGGCTGCGCGATCGGGCGCCGCTGCTGTTGGCCGAGCACCGCCTGAGCGGCGCCGAACTGCTGGTGCGGCGCGCCGGTGGCAGCGATGTCGACGTGGGCCGCCTGCGCGCGCAGCTGCAGGCCGACGTGCAGCGCGACGTGACCGCGCTGCTGAGCGACCGCCTGGCCCGCAGCGAAGAGCAACGCGCGGCACTGCAGGCCGAGTTGCAGGCGCTGAACCGCGGCACCGAGGCCGCCGACGCCCTGACCCCGGCCGTGCTGGCTGAGCTGCGCGCGCAGCAGCCCGATGTGCTGGCGGCCACGCTGGCCGAGGGCCGACGCAGCCGCGTGGCCGGCGCTGCGCCAGCGCTGCCGGCCGCAGCCGCCTCGGCGCCTGTCGCCACCGAGGCGGTGCTGGTGGTGGTGATCGACGTGAGGCGCCCGTTGCGGGCCGCGGACCGCGAGCGCCTGGCCGCCTGGCTGGCCGTGCGCCTGGGCCGCGAGCCCGTGGACCTGATCGAACGCCTGGTGCGGCCGTCACGCTGA
- a CDS encoding type II toxin-antitoxin system VapC family toxin gives MIGLDTNVLVRYVMQDDPRQSPRATRLMDSLAPQAPGYVSLVVLVELVWVLRSNYGLARGQVATVLETLLRSKELLVERAETVARALERFESAGADLADALIERIAAASGCEATYTFDAGAVKSANMTLVP, from the coding sequence GTGATTGGCCTCGATACCAACGTACTGGTTCGGTACGTGATGCAGGACGACCCTCGCCAATCGCCCCGTGCCACCCGCTTGATGGACTCGCTCGCGCCGCAGGCGCCCGGCTACGTGTCGCTCGTCGTTCTCGTTGAACTGGTGTGGGTGCTGAGGAGCAACTACGGCCTTGCACGCGGTCAGGTGGCCACGGTGCTGGAGACGCTGCTGCGCAGCAAGGAGTTGCTGGTCGAACGGGCGGAGACCGTGGCGCGGGCGCTGGAGCGCTTCGAGAGCGCCGGCGCCGACCTCGCCGATGCCTTGATCGAGCGCATCGCTGCCGCCTCTGGTTGCGAAGCCACCTACACATTCGACGCCGGGGCCGTGAAGAGCGCCAACATGACCCTGGTGCCCTGA
- the meaB gene encoding methylmalonyl Co-A mutase-associated GTPase MeaB produces the protein MHHALIASPGPAQRRALAKAITLLESTRPDHRAQADELLNRLLPHTGRSLRIGLSGVPGVGKSTFIEALGLFLVAQGHRVAVLAVDPSSRVTGGSILGDKTRMERLSVHERAFIRPSPSSGTLGGVAEKTREALLACEAAGHDVVIVETVGVGQSETAVAGMTDCFVLLQLPNAGDDLQAIKKGVMELADLVVINKADLDEAAATRARAQITSALRFLGPHAHSGTEVLQLSALKAAGIDGFWAAVQRFAQRQREGGRFETRRTQQSEAWMWERIEAGLRQRFRAHPAVAGALAATTDDVRAGRLAASVAARRLLDLLH, from the coding sequence CTGCACCACGCCCTGATTGCCTCCCCCGGACCCGCCCAGCGCCGCGCGCTCGCCAAGGCCATCACGCTGCTCGAAAGCACCCGCCCTGACCACCGCGCGCAGGCCGACGAGCTGCTGAATCGCCTGCTCCCCCACACCGGCCGCAGCCTGCGCATCGGCCTGTCCGGCGTGCCCGGCGTCGGCAAGAGCACCTTCATCGAGGCCCTGGGCCTGTTCCTCGTGGCGCAGGGCCACCGCGTGGCCGTGCTGGCGGTGGACCCGAGCAGCCGCGTCACCGGCGGCAGCATCCTCGGCGACAAGACGCGCATGGAGCGCCTCTCGGTCCACGAGCGCGCCTTCATCCGCCCCAGCCCGAGCAGCGGCACTCTGGGCGGCGTGGCCGAGAAGACGCGCGAGGCGCTGCTGGCCTGCGAGGCCGCGGGCCATGACGTGGTGATCGTCGAGACCGTGGGCGTGGGCCAGAGCGAAACCGCCGTGGCCGGCATGACCGACTGCTTCGTGCTGCTGCAGTTGCCCAACGCGGGCGACGACCTGCAGGCCATCAAGAAGGGCGTCATGGAGCTGGCGGACCTGGTGGTCATCAACAAGGCCGATCTCGACGAGGCCGCGGCCACGCGGGCGCGGGCGCAGATCACCAGCGCGCTGCGCTTTCTCGGCCCGCACGCGCATTCGGGCACCGAGGTGCTGCAGCTCAGCGCGCTCAAGGCGGCCGGCATCGACGGCTTCTGGGCCGCCGTGCAGCGTTTTGCGCAGCGCCAGCGCGAGGGCGGTCGCTTCGAGACACGCCGCACGCAACAGAGCGAGGCTTGGATGTGGGAGCGCATCGAGGCCGGCCTGCGCCAGCGCTTCCGTGCCCACCCGGCCGTGGCCGGCGCACTCGCCGCCACCACCGACGACGTGCGGGCCGGGCGGCTGGCCGCCTCGGTGGCGGCACGGCGCCTGCTGGACCTGCTTCACTGA
- a CDS encoding AbrB/MazE/SpoVT family DNA-binding domain-containing protein translates to MTTATLTSKGQITIPADVRRALNVQTGDRVEFVQVQPGRFELVAATRSVRELKGMFGKPARTVSIEEMNRTIAEQAAKAGMRQGRSK, encoded by the coding sequence GTGACCACCGCCACACTCACCAGCAAGGGCCAGATCACCATTCCCGCCGATGTTCGGCGGGCCTTGAACGTGCAGACCGGCGACCGGGTCGAGTTCGTCCAGGTGCAGCCCGGCCGGTTCGAGCTGGTGGCCGCCACGCGTTCGGTGCGCGAGTTGAAGGGCATGTTCGGCAAGCCTGCCCGCACCGTCTCCATCGAGGAGATGAACCGCACGATCGCCGAGCAGGCGGCCAAGGCGGGGATGCGCCAGGGGCGCTCGAAGTGA